The Paramisgurnus dabryanus chromosome 3, PD_genome_1.1, whole genome shotgun sequence genome includes a window with the following:
- the LOC135734288 gene encoding uncharacterized protein isoform X3: MYLLNCVLMSILLMITEGFTVKGSSGPLVVPLGGSVVLPCSVETPLPLEDLEVDWKRLDTQTLVHLYQDGDIRPEAQHQDYHDRAHFFTEDIKHGNFSLLLNNLTAEDEGQYTCQVHTGQESGETVVEIKHVERLIVSGSSRSISASVGEDVTLSCSVKSHIKSEEIEKVLWKKTNKDEDISVLLYQNNETVSDASDERYRDRVEFFTDEIHRGNFSLRLKRLTTEDKGVYICQVINGRLSANTTVILERLGFSGLHIMVLILCITACGSAVIIYSLIYCRPVNKEFVVNHSSKTFYDLGDSVDLPCYIDPQLLTDSLKVEWRRSDSQTLVHLYEDGNIKSDVRHQDYHDRAHFFTEDIKHGNFSLKLKNLREEDKGLYTCTVYSGQESVFTISTKLVLGLLVNQRSFDPLGDSVVLPCSIDKELTKKKLKVEWRRSDSDTVVHLYENGNIQPKAQHQDYHKRAHFSKEKIKNGDFSLQLKKVRAEDKGEYTCKVYSEDNSPLPFNSNLELGFVMDSTIVSLGGSVLLPCSTNLHFITNNIKAEWRRSDSETLIHLYQDEDIRPEAQHQDYHKRAHFLTEKIEHGNFSLRLDHIRPEDEGKYKCEVYRGQNSVFSGDTSLTLRLLHPVFRLQLLLVFCPNLIMFFAFIFWGVSEGSANETIFCCALYCLRPILLLFAAPYCTQFKDNIKIWILDTSYETEYIFFSTFLFSVLFHSAWEKGLSFAGFEGIMIIVLCGIVLLFCLFYIIYVLARISGKLSQRISKIFNLLSAIIRDVLPSLQFILLFYLFGSAGGGFFIVAVLPVITTTTNYNWNVTCGQKMGCSPLVRRSVWSTMMLLLTAVMMYFYIMALEREKGLG; this comes from the exons atgtatttgctcAACTGTGTTTTGATGTCAATACTGCTGATGATCACTGAAG gGTTCACAGTAAAGGGTTCTTCAGGTCCTCTGGTTGTTCCTCTGGGAGGTTCAGTGGTTCTTCCCTGTTCTGTTGAGACACCCTTACCACTGGAGGATCTGGAGGTGGATTGGAAAAGACTGGACACACAGACTCTCGTTCATCTGTATCAAGATGGAGATATCAGACCAGAGGCTCAACATCAGGATTATCATGACAGAGCTCATTTCTTCACTGAAGACATTAAACATGGAAACTTCTCCCTACTGTTGAACAATCTGACAGCTGAAGATGAGGGACAATACACATGTCAAGTTCACACTGGACAAGAGTCTGGAGAAACTGTGGTGGAAATTAAACATGTTG AGCGTTTAATAGTATCAGGTTCAAGCCGCTCTATTTCTGCATCTGTGGGTGAAGATGTCACTCTGAGCTGCTCTGTGAAGTCTCACATAAAATCCGAAGAGATTGAAAAGGTTTTATggaagaaaacaaataaagatgAAGACATTTCAGTTCTTCTCTATCAAAACAACGAAACCGTATCAGACGCATCAGATGAGCGATATAGAGACAGAGTTGAGTTCTTCACTGATGAAATCCACAGAGGAAACTTCTCTCTCAGACTGAAGAGACTCACAACTGAAGATAAAGGAGTTTACATCTGTCAAGTGATTAATGGACGACTATCAGCAAACACAACTGTAATACTGGAGAGACTTG GTTTCTCTGGTTTACACATAATGGTGTTGATTCTCTGTATTACTGCATGTGGATCTGCAGTTATAATCTACTCTCTTATCTACTGCAGACCAGTAAATAAAG AGTTTGTTGTGAATCATTCTAGCAAGACATTCTATGATCTGGGAGATTCAGTGGATCTGCCCTGTTACATTGATCCACAATTACTGACTGACAGTCTTAAGGTGGAATGGAGAAGATCAGACTCACAGACTCTTGTTCATCTGTATGAAGATGGAAATATTAAATCAGATGTCAGGCATCAGGATTATCATGATAGAGCTCATTTCTTCACTGAAGACATTAAACATGGAAACTTCTCCCTCAAGTTGAAGAATCTGAGAGAAGAAGATAAAGGGCTTTACACATGTACAGTTTACAGTGGACAAGAATCTGTGTTTACCATCAGCACAAAACTAGTACTTG GGCTTTTAGTGAATCAGCGTTCATTTGATCCTCTGGGAGATTCAGTGGTTCTGCCCTGTTCCATTGATAAAGAGTTAACAAAGAAAAAGTTGAAGGTGGAATGGAGAAGATCAGACTCAGATACTGTTGTTCATCTGTATGAAAATGGAAATATTCAACCAAAGGCTCAGCATCAGGATTATCATAAAAGAGCTCATTTCTCCAAGGAGAAGATTAAAAATGGAGATTTCTCCCTCCAATTGAAGAAAGTGAGAGCTGAAGATAAAGGAGAATACACATGTAAAGTTTACAGTGAGGACAATTCACCACTTCCATTCAACAGCAATTTAGAACTGG gaTTTGTTATGGACTCTACTATTGTTTCTCTGGGAGGTTCAGTGCTTCTGCCCTGTTCCACTAATCTACATTTCATAACTAATAATATTAAGGCAGAATGGAGAAGATCAGACTCAGAGACTCTCATTCATCTTTACCAAGATGAAGATATCAGACCAGAGGCTCAGCATCAGGATTATCATAAAAGAGCTCATTTCCTCACTGAGAAAATTGAACATGGAAACTTCTCCCTCCGACTGGACCATATAAGACCTGAAGATGAGGGAAAATACAAATGCGAAGTTTACAGAGGGCAGAATTCTGTGTTTTCTGGCGACACAAGTTTGACACTCAGACTACTAC ACCCAGTTTTTCGTCTTCAGTTGCTTCTGGTCTTCTGTCCAAACCTCATCATGTTCTTTGCTTTTATCTTCTGGGGTGTTTCTGAAG GATCTGCGAATGAGACAATCTTCTGCTGTGCTCTTTATTGTCTTAGACCTATTTTGTTGCTCTTTGCTGCACCATATTGTACACAGTTTAAAG ACAACATTAAAATATGGATCCTGGATACCAGTTATGAAacagaatatatttttttctcgaCTTTTCTTTTTTCAG TTCTTTTTCATTCAGCCTGGGAAAAAGGTTTGAGTTTTGCTGGATTTGAAGGCATTATGATAATAGTCCTCTGTGGAATAGTTCTTCTGTTTTGCCTCTTCTATATTATTTACG TGTTGGCTAGAATCTCTGGGAAATTAAGTCAAAGGAtaagtaaaatatttaatcttcTGTCTGCTATAATCCGTGATGTTCTGCCTTCATTACAATTTATCCTCCTGTTCTACTTGTTTGGATCAGCCGGAGGAG GTTTCTTCATTGTTGCTGTTTTACCTGtgataacaacaacaaccaatTACAATTGGAATGTTACATGTGGGCAAAAGATGGGAT